A stretch of Pseudomonas taetrolens DNA encodes these proteins:
- a CDS encoding MmgE/PrpD family protein, with protein sequence MSHTYALASFLADLHYDQVPDAVLARTEDLFLDWIGSALASQGARPVPLFERYAERMGPADGAARILVSGRGTSAHFAAFVNGASSHLVEQDDLHNSSVLHPATVVFSAVLAAAQDLGKSGKDLLLASVAGYEAGIRIGEFLGRSHYRIFHTTATVGTLAAAVGVGKLLDFDKEQFINLLGSAGTQAAGLWEFLRDAADSKQLHTAKAAADGLLAAYMTEDGLTGARNILEGEQGMAAGMSTDAQPAKLSQGLGTRWALVETSFKFHASCRHTHPAADALLLLMQREGLRHEQIERVVTQVHQGAIDVLGRVVKPTTVHQAKFSMGTVLGLIAVHGSAQLTEFRDFALTDADVDAFREKVSMTLDPEVDAAYPGRWLGRVTVTTTDGRTLRAAIDEPKGDPGNTLSRPELEAKFQRLLAYSGARTEAQGKALIEKVWHLRDAQALTDLI encoded by the coding sequence GACCGGTGCCGCTGTTTGAACGCTATGCCGAGCGCATGGGACCGGCCGACGGGGCCGCCAGGATCCTGGTCAGCGGACGTGGCACTTCTGCCCACTTCGCAGCGTTCGTCAACGGCGCCTCTTCGCACCTGGTGGAACAGGATGACCTGCACAACAGTTCAGTGCTGCACCCGGCAACGGTGGTGTTCTCGGCAGTCCTGGCAGCCGCCCAGGACCTCGGCAAATCCGGCAAGGACCTGCTCCTGGCGTCGGTCGCCGGCTACGAGGCCGGAATTCGTATCGGCGAGTTCCTCGGGCGTTCGCACTACCGGATCTTCCATACCACCGCCACGGTCGGCACCCTGGCCGCTGCCGTGGGCGTAGGCAAGCTACTGGATTTTGACAAAGAGCAGTTCATCAACCTGCTGGGCAGCGCAGGGACCCAGGCCGCCGGCCTGTGGGAGTTCCTGCGCGATGCCGCCGACTCCAAGCAATTGCATACCGCCAAGGCCGCTGCCGACGGCCTGCTTGCCGCCTACATGACCGAAGACGGGCTGACCGGTGCGCGCAACATCCTGGAAGGCGAGCAAGGCATGGCGGCGGGCATGTCGACCGATGCGCAGCCGGCCAAATTGTCGCAAGGCCTGGGCACGCGCTGGGCGCTGGTAGAAACCTCGTTCAAGTTCCACGCCTCGTGCCGCCATACGCACCCCGCCGCCGATGCCTTGCTGCTCCTGATGCAACGCGAAGGCCTGCGCCATGAGCAGATTGAGCGGGTCGTCACACAGGTCCACCAGGGCGCGATTGACGTGCTCGGCCGGGTCGTGAAGCCGACCACCGTGCACCAGGCCAAGTTTTCCATGGGCACCGTGCTGGGGCTGATCGCGGTGCATGGCAGCGCCCAATTGACCGAGTTCCGCGACTTTGCCCTGACCGATGCCGACGTCGACGCCTTTCGCGAGAAAGTCAGCATGACACTGGACCCTGAAGTCGATGCGGCTTACCCGGGGCGCTGGCTGGGCCGCGTGACCGTCACCACGACGGACGGCCGAACCCTGCGCGCGGCCATCGACGAACCCAAAGGCGACCCGGGCAACACGCTGTCGCGGCCGGAGCTGGAGGCCAAATTTCAGCGCCTGCTGGCGTACTCCGGGGCGCGGACCGAAGCGCAAGGCAAGGCACTGATCGAAAAGGTCTGGCATCTGCGTGATGCACAGGCGCTGACGGATCTGATTTAG